The following proteins come from a genomic window of Elusimicrobiota bacterium:
- a CDS encoding MFS transporter, translated as MNDRALARGPAMPRAVWALGFVSLGMDVSSEMIHGLLPAFMTTVLLANPLVIGAVEGLAEATSLIVKVFSGALSDRMQRRKVWALVGYGLAAASKPFIATAGSVAMLTGARFADRVGKGLRGAPRDALLTEVTPPEIRGAAFGLRQSLDTVGAVLGPLIAMGLMVLWAGDFRKVFWVAALPAGLAVVILWLGVKEPPVDGKKATRPLEWRRPGTMGKAFWLVVALGALITLARFSEAFLLLAGQARGLPVAATPLILVGLNLVYTLTAYPAGKRADRGDKNRLLVTGMAVLVLGALLVGWIDRWWGLALGVVLWGLHLGLTQGLLAAMVAETAPPDARGTAFGLFHFVSGIGMLVSNVLAGWLWKSAGPRATFTAGAAFALATLLWMAATQKSRRREGGSDPRTPRRVDGAPS; from the coding sequence ATGAACGACCGCGCCCTTGCCCGCGGACCCGCCATGCCCCGGGCGGTGTGGGCCCTGGGGTTTGTGAGCCTGGGGATGGACGTGTCGTCGGAAATGATCCACGGGCTGTTGCCGGCCTTCATGACCACCGTGCTTTTGGCCAACCCCCTCGTGATCGGCGCCGTGGAGGGCCTCGCGGAGGCCACGTCGCTGATCGTAAAGGTTTTCTCGGGCGCGTTGAGCGACCGGATGCAACGGCGCAAAGTCTGGGCCCTGGTGGGCTACGGCCTGGCCGCGGCGTCGAAACCCTTCATCGCGACGGCGGGTTCGGTGGCGATGCTGACGGGCGCGCGCTTCGCCGACCGGGTGGGCAAGGGCCTGCGCGGGGCGCCCCGGGACGCCCTGCTGACCGAGGTGACGCCGCCGGAAATCCGCGGGGCCGCCTTCGGCCTGCGGCAATCCCTGGACACGGTGGGGGCGGTGCTGGGCCCGTTGATCGCCATGGGGCTCATGGTGTTGTGGGCGGGGGATTTCCGAAAAGTGTTTTGGGTGGCGGCCTTGCCCGCGGGTTTGGCGGTGGTCATTTTGTGGCTGGGGGTGAAGGAACCTCCGGTCGACGGTAAAAAAGCGACCCGGCCCCTCGAATGGCGCCGACCGGGAACGATGGGAAAAGCCTTTTGGTTGGTCGTGGCCCTGGGCGCGCTGATCACCCTGGCGCGCTTCAGCGAGGCGTTTTTGCTGTTGGCCGGACAGGCGCGGGGTTTGCCCGTGGCCGCGACGCCGTTGATCCTGGTGGGCCTGAATTTGGTTTACACCCTGACGGCCTACCCGGCGGGCAAGCGGGCCGATCGCGGCGACAAGAATCGTTTGCTCGTGACGGGCATGGCGGTGTTGGTTTTGGGAGCGCTCCTGGTGGGATGGATCGATCGTTGGTGGGGGTTGGCCCTCGGGGTGGTTTTGTGGGGGTTGCATTTGGGATTGACCCAGGGCCTGTTGGCGGCGATGGTCGCGGAAACCGCCCCGCCCGACGCGCGCGGCACGGCCTTCGGCCTCTTCCACTTCGTGTCGGGGATCGGGATGCTGGTGTCGAACGTGTTGGCGGGTTGGCTATGGAAATCCGCGGGCCCCCGGGCGACCTTCACGGCCGGGGCCGCCTTCGCCCTCGCGACCCTCCTGTGGATGGCCGCGACCCAAAAATCCCGGCGGCGCGAAGGCGGGAGCGATCCGCGGACCCCCCGGCGCGTGGACGGGGCCCCGTCGTGA
- a CDS encoding SDR family oxidoreductase: MSAAGKRSTKVVLTGATGYVGGRLLKDLESAGHRVRCLVRRPELLRGRADAGTEIVRSDLSDYTTLVEALRGAEAAYYLVHAMGAPVDFENEDRRLADVFSRAARAAGVGRLIYLGGICPAQGEKLSAHLRSRQEVGRLFHASGVPTLELRASIILGSGSLSFEIIRSLVERLPVMVTPRWVRVRAQPIFIDDVLAYLLQSLEVPLPASRVYEIGGAEVMSYGALMNEYARQRGLRRWMIPVPVLTPRLSGIWLNLVAPVYARVGRKLVESIRHATVVERADALRDFPVRPVGVREALARVLMGEERHFNATRWADAVSSQANERAWRDARWGVRIVDYRVTESGGSVENAFRHIERIGGKNGWYFWNFLWRWRGWLDALVGGVGLRRGRRDPHRLRVGDALDYWRVELIEPGRRLRLRAEMKLPGRAWLEFDVKPKAEGCEIHQTAIFDPLGLWGLVYWYALLPVHKWIFSGMLRAIARRAGETRRHAG; this comes from the coding sequence GTGAGCGCGGCGGGGAAGCGGTCGACGAAAGTGGTTTTGACCGGGGCGACGGGCTACGTCGGCGGGCGGCTGCTGAAGGACTTGGAGTCCGCCGGGCACCGCGTGCGCTGCCTGGTCCGGCGGCCCGAATTGTTGCGGGGCCGCGCGGACGCGGGGACCGAGATCGTGCGCTCGGACCTGTCCGACTACACCACCCTCGTGGAGGCGCTGCGGGGCGCGGAGGCGGCGTATTATTTGGTCCACGCCATGGGGGCACCCGTCGATTTTGAAAACGAGGACCGACGGCTGGCGGACGTTTTTTCCCGTGCGGCGCGGGCCGCCGGGGTGGGACGCCTGATTTACCTGGGGGGCATTTGCCCGGCCCAGGGGGAAAAACTCTCGGCCCACCTGCGCAGTCGCCAGGAGGTCGGTCGCCTTTTCCACGCCTCCGGCGTGCCCACCCTGGAACTGCGCGCGTCGATCATTTTGGGGTCCGGCAGTCTTTCCTTTGAAATCATCCGCAGTCTGGTCGAGCGTTTGCCCGTGATGGTCACCCCCCGATGGGTGCGGGTGAGGGCCCAGCCGATTTTTATCGACGACGTGTTGGCGTACCTGCTGCAGTCCTTGGAGGTGCCCCTGCCCGCGTCGCGGGTGTACGAGATCGGCGGCGCGGAAGTCATGTCCTACGGCGCGCTCATGAACGAGTACGCCCGCCAGCGGGGATTGCGGCGGTGGATGATCCCCGTCCCGGTGTTGACGCCCCGGCTGTCGGGCATTTGGCTGAATCTGGTGGCGCCGGTTTACGCGCGCGTCGGCCGAAAGCTGGTGGAAAGCATACGCCACGCGACCGTGGTGGAGCGCGCCGACGCCCTGCGGGATTTCCCCGTGCGTCCGGTCGGGGTGCGGGAGGCGCTGGCGCGCGTCCTGATGGGGGAGGAGCGGCACTTCAACGCGACGCGCTGGGCCGACGCGGTGTCGAGCCAGGCCAACGAACGCGCTTGGCGCGACGCCCGCTGGGGCGTGCGCATCGTGGATTACCGCGTGACCGAATCGGGCGGGTCGGTGGAAAACGCGTTCCGCCACATCGAGCGCATCGGGGGGAAGAACGGGTGGTATTTTTGGAATTTCCTGTGGCGATGGCGCGGGTGGCTGGACGCCCTGGTGGGCGGCGTGGGGCTCCGCCGCGGCCGACGGGACCCCCACCGATTGCGGGTCGGGGACGCCTTGGATTATTGGCGCGTGGAGTTGATCGAACCGGGGCGGCGGTTGCGCCTCCGGGCGGAAATGAAGCTTCCCGGGCGGGCGTGGCTGGAATTTGACGTGAAACCCAAGGCCGAAGGGTGCGAAATCCACCAGACCGCGATTTTCGACCCTTTGGGGTTGTGGGGACTGGTGTATTGGTACGCCCTCTTGCCCGTGCACAAATGGATTTTTTCAGGTATGCTACGCGCCATCGCGCGGCGCGCCGGGGAAACCCGGCGCCACGCGGGTTAG
- a CDS encoding HEAT repeat domain-containing protein, whose protein sequence is MPANNAQSPIATAFRAAVMKYRIYPTTSVTVRQAIALLHQAVLELMLTREEVRLTRNEGKMFLDLEEIPQADAIAELYEAAGVQSLRFVKGFTIEEADALVACLARKRTDGSTFSEALSTAGVTHVETNDRTVVQLTEEQTVVGRGFFQFQDISAQQDVKSSVMSAIDYIDKIPEETHRQHLRQQLAVRMASLKSDVIMDLVEKGQFAEGGENSLKQPFLEAVSGGRMLEILNEVCRWAKKIERAADGSADNPERARLREFVSFLLKSPAAANVPRPIYEDLQKSRLIDAVPDTAAAVAVEEPLDVQADVLLQGNDAKFLQGLRGKGLAPFIERMLAVGLSDRVPTFIERISHLVREAETTLRTEAVQVAHPLQAILWENRLEEEAEKMNSALRAQADEERQSAVYKELRHALVHAALHDFRSKAFGPAERTLRLLRKHAETESPYLEGRRAEASAALQDILEELLDVLVDDLSSDAPDRKAPAEKLLEHVGERGIRVFVALVRNSPNPRLRQWAAARLARYPEQGAAALAAELDIHNTSQVILNVTSVIPLLANPALVPGIGAMVFYPDPDVRRALVRVLQKLSGDDAMGIAERFLYDSDAGVRQTAIDVVGNYGWKRAIGRLLELLEDGPEAEMEAASIALGRLRAESAVEPLFRIVAGKTKAFGLGRKTSSDLLRARAAWALVQIGSTAAQQRLRTFREDPDPLIRQLANAAQTT, encoded by the coding sequence ATGCCGGCGAACAACGCGCAATCGCCAATCGCCACGGCGTTCCGTGCCGCGGTGATGAAATACCGCATCTACCCGACCACGAGCGTCACGGTCCGGCAGGCCATCGCCCTCTTGCACCAGGCGGTTCTCGAGCTCATGCTCACCCGTGAAGAAGTCCGCCTCACCCGCAACGAGGGAAAAATGTTCCTCGACCTGGAGGAAATTCCCCAGGCCGACGCCATCGCGGAGCTTTACGAGGCCGCCGGCGTCCAAAGCCTGCGTTTCGTTAAGGGGTTCACCATCGAAGAGGCCGACGCCCTGGTGGCCTGCCTCGCCCGCAAACGCACCGACGGTTCCACGTTTTCCGAAGCCCTGTCGACCGCCGGCGTCACCCACGTGGAAACCAACGACCGCACCGTCGTGCAGTTGACGGAGGAGCAGACCGTCGTGGGCCGCGGCTTTTTCCAATTTCAGGACATTTCCGCTCAACAGGACGTCAAATCCTCGGTCATGAGCGCCATCGACTACATCGACAAGATCCCCGAGGAAACCCACCGCCAACACCTGCGCCAACAGCTGGCGGTCCGCATGGCTTCCCTCAAGTCCGACGTCATCATGGACCTGGTGGAAAAAGGCCAGTTCGCCGAAGGCGGAGAAAATTCCCTCAAACAGCCCTTTTTGGAGGCGGTCTCGGGCGGCCGCATGCTGGAAATCCTCAACGAGGTCTGCCGCTGGGCCAAAAAAATTGAACGCGCCGCCGACGGCTCGGCCGACAATCCGGAACGCGCCCGCCTGCGGGAGTTCGTGTCGTTCCTGCTGAAATCCCCGGCGGCCGCCAACGTGCCCCGGCCGATCTACGAAGACCTGCAAAAAAGCCGATTGATCGACGCCGTGCCCGACACGGCGGCGGCGGTCGCCGTCGAAGAGCCGCTGGACGTCCAGGCCGACGTCCTTTTGCAGGGCAACGACGCCAAATTCCTCCAGGGTCTGCGGGGAAAGGGCCTCGCCCCCTTCATTGAGCGCATGCTCGCCGTGGGCCTTTCGGACCGCGTGCCGACGTTCATCGAGCGCATCAGCCACCTGGTCCGCGAGGCCGAAACCACGCTCCGGACCGAGGCGGTGCAGGTGGCCCACCCGCTCCAGGCCATCCTCTGGGAAAATCGCCTCGAGGAGGAAGCCGAAAAAATGAACAGCGCCCTCCGCGCCCAGGCCGACGAGGAGCGCCAGTCCGCGGTCTACAAAGAACTCCGGCACGCCCTGGTGCACGCGGCCTTGCACGATTTCCGTTCAAAGGCCTTCGGCCCGGCGGAGCGGACGCTCCGCCTGTTGCGCAAGCACGCCGAAACCGAGTCCCCCTATTTGGAAGGCCGCCGGGCCGAAGCGTCGGCCGCCCTGCAGGACATCCTCGAGGAATTGCTGGATGTCCTCGTGGACGACCTGTCGTCCGACGCGCCGGATCGCAAGGCCCCCGCCGAAAAACTGCTGGAACACGTGGGCGAGCGGGGCATCCGCGTGTTCGTGGCCCTGGTGCGCAACTCCCCCAACCCGCGCCTGCGGCAGTGGGCCGCGGCGCGCTTGGCCCGTTACCCCGAGCAGGGCGCCGCCGCCCTGGCGGCCGAGCTCGACATCCACAACACCTCCCAGGTCATCCTCAACGTGACCAGCGTCATCCCTTTGTTGGCCAACCCGGCCCTGGTGCCGGGCATCGGGGCCATGGTCTTTTACCCCGACCCCGACGTTCGCCGCGCCCTGGTGCGCGTGCTTCAAAAACTCTCCGGCGACGACGCCATGGGCATCGCCGAACGGTTCCTTTACGACAGCGACGCGGGGGTCCGCCAAACGGCCATCGACGTCGTGGGGAATTACGGTTGGAAACGCGCCATCGGCCGGTTATTGGAGTTGCTGGAGGACGGCCCCGAGGCGGAAATGGAAGCCGCCAGCATCGCGCTGGGCCGCCTGCGGGCCGAATCGGCGGTGGAGCCGTTGTTCCGGATCGTCGCCGGGAAAACGAAAGCCTTCGGTCTCGGCCGCAAAACCTCGTCGGACCTTCTGCGCGCCCGGGCGGCCTGGGCCCTGGTTCAAATCGGTTCGACGGCGGCCCAACAGCGCCTGCGGACCTTCCGCGAGGACCCCGACCCGCTCATCCGCCAACTGGCCAACGCCGCCCAAACGACGTAG
- a CDS encoding prepilin-type N-terminal cleavage/methylation domain-containing protein, giving the protein MRKPKRLRVGGRSISKTKWGFTLIELMIVVAIIGVLAAIAIPKFADMVRRGNWAPCAAPFQFTTPTTRASSRPCPWALTEPN; this is encoded by the coding sequence ATGAGGAAACCAAAGCGATTGCGGGTCGGCGGGAGATCGATTTCGAAGACGAAATGGGGGTTCACCCTCATCGAATTGATGATCGTCGTGGCCATCATCGGGGTTTTGGCCGCGATCGCGATTCCCAAATTCGCCGACATGGTGCGCAGGGGCAACTGGGCGCCGTGCGCAGCGCCATTTCAATTTACTACGCCGACAACGAGGGCGTCTTCCCGACCGTGCCCCTGGGCTTTGACCGAACCGAATTGA
- a CDS encoding DUF3106 domain-containing protein yields the protein MRRQNRNNLWVRRALLALLVCGVGAPAPLRADDKALQRWEQMPAEERERALKNYETWKSLDAGEREKIRERWERFRALPPERQAEIRDRWDRFQKLSDDEKRALKEKVERWKSDKSGRPEDGDPRGRDDRDDRREDRRDDRDADKKDKEDEKKGDRSDDRERDRDGRDDRGSDHD from the coding sequence ATGCGTCGACAAAATCGAAATAACCTTTGGGTTCGCCGGGCCCTTCTGGCCCTCCTGGTTTGTGGCGTCGGGGCCCCGGCCCCTCTGCGCGCCGACGACAAGGCCCTCCAACGCTGGGAGCAAATGCCCGCCGAAGAGCGCGAGCGCGCCCTCAAGAATTACGAAACCTGGAAGTCCCTCGACGCCGGCGAGCGCGAAAAAATCCGCGAGCGCTGGGAACGCTTCCGCGCCCTGCCGCCCGAACGCCAGGCCGAGATCCGCGACCGTTGGGACCGCTTTCAGAAATTGTCCGACGACGAAAAACGCGCCTTGAAAGAAAAGGTGGAACGCTGGAAGTCGGACAAAAGCGGTCGCCCCGAGGACGGGGACCCCCGCGGCCGCGACGACCGCGACGACCGCCGCGAGGACCGCCGCGACGACCGCGACGCCGACAAAAAGGACAAAGAGGACGAAAAGAAAGGCGACCGTTCCGATGACCGCGAACGGGACCGGGACGGCCGCGACGACCGGGGCTCCGACCACGACTAA
- a CDS encoding RNA polymerase sigma factor encodes MDENASMEEQWICEAQAGSAVAFGQLVAVYQGKLYGFLLSYVGRGDVADELTQEAFLKAWRGLKGFRSESRFQTWLFQIGLNVLRGWGRREKIRRLRERAFGWVREDDETPRAPEERLKDSRLDADPQRAVDAGELREKTNGAVALLPPKEKMVFLLRHEQGLPLADIARVMNVAEGTVKAHLFHALAKLRKTLEEHR; translated from the coding sequence ATGGATGAAAACGCGAGTATGGAAGAACAATGGATTTGTGAAGCCCAGGCCGGGTCGGCGGTCGCCTTTGGTCAATTGGTTGCAGTTTACCAAGGGAAGCTTTACGGTTTCTTGCTTTCCTACGTCGGCCGAGGGGATGTCGCCGACGAATTGACGCAGGAGGCGTTTTTAAAGGCCTGGCGCGGATTAAAAGGATTTCGAAGCGAAAGCCGGTTTCAAACGTGGCTCTTTCAAATCGGTTTGAACGTCCTCCGCGGTTGGGGCCGGCGTGAAAAAATCCGCCGGTTGCGCGAGCGGGCCTTCGGTTGGGTCCGCGAAGACGACGAAACCCCCCGCGCCCCGGAGGAACGGCTTAAGGATTCGCGCCTCGACGCCGACCCGCAACGCGCGGTCGACGCCGGGGAGCTAAGGGAAAAAACAAACGGGGCGGTCGCCCTATTGCCGCCCAAAGAAAAGATGGTATTTTTGTTGCGCCACGAGCAGGGGTTGCCCCTCGCGGACATCGCGCGGGTGATGAACGTGGCGGAAGGCACGGTCAAAGCGCATTTGTTTCACGCGCTGGCCAAATTGAGGAAGACACTGGAGGAGCACCGATGA
- a CDS encoding thioredoxin domain-containing protein, giving the protein MPNRLAGEKSPYLLQHARNPVDWYPWGPAAFEKARAEDKPLLVSIGYATCHWCHVMERESFEDPAVAALMNRELVCVKVDREERPDVDRVHMTALQALTGQGGWPLNMFLTPEGKPFLGGTYFPPADRGGRPGWATLVQRVGAAWRTPEHRAQMLERGERLHDAVAELLTAAPTSAEGDARAVVDGVWTALRDAHDDLRGGFSPAPKFPMPVYPHFLLRCLAAEMAGDRRADTLKMLTTTLRAMARGGLFDQVGGGFHRYSTDGDWHVPHFEKMLYDNAQLAVNCIEAHRATGDAFFESIARRTLDYTRDALGLPGGGFASGEDADSLVPGGAEKKEGAFYLWTQAEINALLGDRAAAFSAAFGVLPDGNARSDPFGEFAGHNILFRAQDGDFTAEVNKLFTARALRPRPFLDDKVITSWNALAATAFAQGAALEASYGDVARRALQFLKGNLWDASTQTLYRRWRESERAVPGLADDYAFTAHAAVEVYNATGDPNWLFWAEELLALFLQRFMDGPPGVVHVSAAGHDPHLSIRARDEGDNVEPASSSVAALNFLRLGRLFDRADFLRSAEDLAVAVRPAALRSPRAYAAFASAEWAALNPPAEVVVVGRPEEPGTQARLASERRSFRPDAIILQADQGPQQALLGARLPHLKELRVPPGVSQTQICQNGVCRLQ; this is encoded by the coding sequence GTGCCTAACCGCCTCGCCGGCGAAAAAAGCCCGTATCTCCTTCAGCACGCCCGCAACCCGGTCGACTGGTACCCCTGGGGCCCGGCGGCTTTTGAAAAAGCCCGCGCCGAGGACAAACCCCTCTTGGTCTCCATCGGCTACGCGACGTGCCATTGGTGCCATGTAATGGAGCGGGAGTCCTTCGAAGACCCCGCCGTGGCCGCCCTCATGAACCGCGAACTCGTCTGTGTCAAAGTGGACCGCGAGGAGCGCCCCGACGTCGATCGCGTTCACATGACGGCCCTGCAAGCCTTGACGGGCCAAGGCGGCTGGCCGCTCAACATGTTCCTCACGCCGGAGGGCAAACCGTTCCTGGGCGGTACTTATTTCCCCCCCGCCGACCGCGGCGGCCGACCGGGGTGGGCCACGCTCGTCCAACGCGTGGGCGCCGCCTGGCGCACGCCGGAACACCGCGCGCAAATGCTCGAAAGGGGCGAGCGTCTGCACGACGCCGTCGCCGAACTGCTCACCGCGGCCCCGACCTCGGCCGAAGGCGACGCCCGCGCCGTTGTGGACGGCGTGTGGACCGCGCTTCGCGACGCCCACGACGATCTCCGCGGCGGTTTTTCCCCCGCGCCCAAATTCCCGATGCCGGTGTACCCCCACTTCCTTTTGCGGTGCCTCGCCGCCGAAATGGCGGGCGATCGCCGCGCCGACACCCTCAAAATGCTCACCACGACGTTGCGCGCCATGGCCCGGGGCGGCCTCTTCGACCAGGTGGGCGGCGGTTTCCACCGCTATTCCACCGACGGCGACTGGCACGTGCCCCATTTCGAAAAAATGCTTTACGACAACGCCCAACTCGCCGTCAATTGCATCGAAGCCCACCGGGCCACGGGGGACGCTTTTTTCGAATCCATCGCCCGCCGCACCCTGGATTACACGCGGGACGCCCTGGGCCTGCCGGGCGGCGGTTTCGCTTCGGGGGAGGACGCCGACAGCCTGGTCCCCGGCGGCGCCGAGAAAAAAGAGGGCGCCTTTTACCTGTGGACCCAGGCCGAAATCAACGCCCTCCTGGGCGACCGCGCCGCCGCCTTCAGCGCGGCGTTCGGTGTCCTCCCCGACGGGAACGCCCGGTCCGATCCCTTCGGTGAGTTCGCCGGCCACAATATTTTGTTCCGCGCCCAAGACGGGGATTTTACGGCCGAGGTAAATAAGTTATTCACCGCCCGGGCCCTTCGCCCCCGCCCTTTTTTAGACGACAAAGTGATCACGTCCTGGAACGCCCTGGCCGCGACGGCTTTTGCCCAAGGCGCGGCCTTGGAGGCGTCCTACGGCGACGTGGCGCGACGCGCCCTCCAGTTCCTTAAAGGGAATCTTTGGGACGCCTCCACCCAAACGCTCTACCGCCGCTGGCGCGAGAGCGAACGCGCCGTGCCCGGATTGGCGGACGATTACGCTTTCACGGCCCACGCCGCCGTGGAGGTATACAACGCCACGGGCGATCCAAATTGGCTTTTCTGGGCCGAGGAATTGTTGGCGCTCTTCCTTCAGCGGTTCATGGACGGCCCCCCCGGCGTCGTGCACGTTTCCGCCGCCGGCCACGACCCGCACCTTTCCATCCGCGCCCGCGACGAAGGCGACAACGTCGAACCCGCGTCCTCCTCGGTGGCCGCGCTCAATTTCCTGCGTCTCGGGCGCCTTTTCGACCGGGCCGATTTCCTTCGTTCGGCGGAGGACCTGGCCGTGGCCGTCCGCCCGGCGGCCCTGCGGTCCCCCCGGGCCTACGCCGCGTTCGCCTCGGCCGAATGGGCGGCCCTCAACCCCCCGGCGGAAGTGGTGGTTGTCGGACGCCCCGAAGAGCCCGGCACCCAAGCCCGCCTGGCGTCGGAACGCCGTTCCTTCCGCCCGGACGCGATAATCCTTCAGGCGGATCAAGGCCCCCAGCAGGCGTTGTTGGGGGCCCGCCTACCGCATTTAAAAGAACTTCGCGTTCCCCCCGGCGTCTCCCAAACACAAATCTGCCAAAACGGCGTTTGTCGCCTCCAATAG